The Vibrio astriarenae genome contains a region encoding:
- the lpcA gene encoding D-sedoheptulose 7-phosphate isomerase, which translates to MYQDLIKSELTEAADVLNKFLNDDHNIAQIEAAAKMIADSFKQGGKVLSCGNGGSHCDAMHFAEELTGRYRENRPGYAGIAISDPSHLSCVSNDFGYDFVFSRYVEAVGSAGDVLFGLSTSGNSGNILKAIEAAKAKGMKTIALTGKDGGKMAGTADIEIRVPHFGYADRIQEVHIKIIHIVIQLIEKEMEA; encoded by the coding sequence ATGTACCAGGATCTAATTAAAAGTGAATTGACTGAAGCGGCAGACGTACTTAATAAGTTCCTCAACGATGATCACAACATTGCGCAAATTGAAGCGGCGGCAAAGATGATTGCTGATTCCTTCAAGCAGGGCGGTAAAGTGCTCTCTTGTGGCAACGGTGGTTCGCACTGTGATGCGATGCATTTTGCTGAAGAGTTAACAGGTCGCTACCGTGAAAACCGTCCTGGCTATGCTGGTATCGCTATCTCAGATCCAAGCCATTTGTCGTGTGTGAGCAACGACTTTGGCTACGACTTCGTGTTTTCTCGTTATGTTGAAGCGGTAGGCAGCGCGGGTGATGTCCTGTTTGGTCTGTCAACATCAGGTAATTCAGGCAATATTCTAAAAGCCATTGAAGCGGCTAAAGCCAAAGGTATGAAGACCATAGCTTTGACTGGCAAAGATGGTGGCAAAATGGCGGGTACGGCAGATATTGAAATTCGAGTGCCGCATTTCGGCTACGCTGACCGTATTCAAGAAGTGCATATCAAGATTATCCACATAGTCATTCAGTTGATCGAAAAAGAGATGGAAGCTTAA